The Eurosta solidaginis isolate ZX-2024a chromosome 4, ASM4086904v1, whole genome shotgun sequence genome includes a window with the following:
- the LOC137251218 gene encoding NECAP-like protein CG9132 — translation MEYESVLIVKPEVFIYKIPPRASNRGYRAADWNLGEPTWTGRMRLVAKGTAVNLKLEDKTSGALFANCPIDTYPGVAIEAVSDSSRYFVIRVQDDNGRSAFLGLGFGDRSDSFDLNVALQDHFKWVKNQEQIEKEKTEPKQQLDLGFKDGETIKINMRITKKDGSEGTARTGKTKPSTGILPPPPGGIGKIAPPPASGAGGGSVRQSPGTSPAHRASVGGTGTEWTDYASAGGQQQQQQQNATNANWVQF, via the exons atggaaTACGAAAGTGTGCTGATTGTTAAACCAGAAGTATTTATTTACAAGATTCCACCACGTGCCAGCAACAGAGGTTACAG aGCTGCTGACTGGAATTTGGGTGAACCAACATGGACTGGGCGTATGCGGTTGGTAGCCAAAGGTACAGCTGTAAATCTAAAGCTTGAAGATAAGACTTCTGGAGCGCTATTCGCCAATTGTCCGATTGATACATATCCTGGTGTGGCTATAGAAGCGGTATCAGACAGTTCACGATATTTCGTAATACGTGTGCAAGATGATAATG GTCGGTCCGCCTTTTTAGGCCTAGGCTTCGGCGATCGTTCAGATTCATTTGATTTGAATGTGGCGTTGCAAGATCACTTCAAATGGGTGAAAAATCAAGAACAAATCGAAAAAGAAAAAACAGAACCTAAGCAGCAACTGGATTTGGGTTTCAAGGATGGCGAAACTATCAAAATCAATATGCGAATCACA AAAAAGGACGGTTCAGAAGGCACTGCACGCACTGGTAAAACCAAACCATCAACTGGTATTTTACCACCACCACCTGGTGGTATTGGTAAAATCGCGCCACCCCCAGCTTCAGGAGCCGGTGGTGGTTCTGTTCGACAAAGTCCGGGTACATCGCCTGCACATAGGGCGTCGGTTGGTGGTACAGGTACCGAATGGACAGATTATGCTTCAGCCGG cggccaacagcagcagcaacaacagaatGCAACAAATGCAAATTGGGTGCAATTCTAA
- the LOC137251220 gene encoding transcription factor IIIA, which produces MTPGHNANSDSDLESVISFKDTVKPRRNSTGPKYFCSIQGCGQSFKRLDHLDRHEYHHTGVKKHICIYDGCDKNYSILTHLKRHFRTTHERVAKPEKNVTCQIPGCLKMFQTETNMLRHIRQVHEKPKIYACTSCEEKFTQKLKLRRHEIQRHTGDYPYTCDKCSRGFYQQWQHDRHVRSCKVYICAVCTLQFDKWTNYQKHCKEQQHLRKYYQCEHCERVYSKPSDLKKHIAAKHMTEEMQMVYKCAVCERCYAYERNLKQHMRVAHDGKRFQCSMEQCERIFSSAQNLNKHLKREHHDDSTKCEVPSNTQKKKNEKSSGRRKKRKDAGKSIMSNLTKFSGLVVDREFDKLLREREDVAIEMAGNALVEDQSGESDDGEADTPLAKFFRVDGIAGDITSTTDGVEPLLTAVLVDI; this is translated from the exons ATGACTCCTGGCCATAATGCCAACTCCGACAGCGATCTGGAAAGTGTCATTTCATTCAAAGATACAGTTAAGCCACGACGAAACAGCACAGGTCCTAAGTACTTTTGCAGCATTCAAGGTTGTGGGCAAAGCTTCAAACGCCTCGATCATTTGGATCGGCATGAATATCATCACACTGGAGTC AAAAAGCACATATGCATCTACGATGGTTGCGATAAAAACTATTCCATATTGACACATTTAAAGCGTCACTTCCGCACAACGCACGAACGTGTGGCAAAGCCGGAGAAAAATGTTACATGCCAAATACCAGGTTGTTTGAAAATGTTTCAAACAGAAACCAATATGCTGCGTCACATACGCCAAGTGCATGAGAAACCAAAAATCTATGCATGCACTTCCTGTGAAGAGAAATTTACGCAGAAATTAAAATTGCGCAGACATGAAATACAAAGGCACACAGGCGATTATCCTTATAC TTGCGATAAATGCTCCAGAGGTTTTTATCAACAATGGCAACACGATCGTCATGTACGAAGTTGTAAAGTATACATTTGTGCGGTGTGTACATTGCAGTTCGATAAATGGACAAATTATCAAAAACACTGTAAGGAGCAACAACACTTACGCAAGTATTACCAGTGTGAACATTGCGAGCGAGTGTATAGCAAGCCGAGTGATTTGAAAAAGCATATTGCTGCCAAGCATATGACAGAGGAAATGCAAATGGTTTACAAATGCGCTGTGTGTGAACGTTGTTATGCATATGAGCGAAATTTGAAACAACATATGCGCGTGGCACACGATGGTAAAAGATTTCAATGTAGTATGGAACAGTGCGAGCGTATATTTAGTAGCGCGCAAAATTTAAATAAGCATTTAAAGCGCGAACACCATGATGACAGCACAAAATGCGAGGTACCCAGCAACacacaaaagaagaaaaatgagAAGAGTTCTGGGCGGCGTAAGAAACGTAAAGATGCTGGAAAATCAATTAtgtcaaatttaacaaaatttagtGGCTTAGTAGTAGATCGCGAATTTGACAAATTACTGAGGGAACGTGAGGACGTTGCAATAGAAATGGCTGGCAATGCGCTGGTGGAGGATCAAAGTGGTGAAAGTGACGATGGCGAAGCTGATACACCGTTGGCGAAATTTTTCAGAGTGGATGGAATTGCAGGTGATAT